From Shewanella psychrophila, a single genomic window includes:
- a CDS encoding OmpA family protein — MRSKYLRAKTLKQSPALVLLSLLSTQVLAESYYGEGDFYLGGKFGGALLDLRPLDSQESGQDKQNPVNATTGITFGYHLNNYLAIEADMSYLGRYRSEGANSSEEVNHSEELFSIATYLSTQYRLSDDAALYFKLGPAWVNELVSLSSGLGLKYRMSPRWELDTGYRWIQDTPDSGDDLYEFTIGVTYKFGLKHQSKIAVEINPVAKAEPIQPPLASQVNIDTSELFSFDSNRLINIKSLVNFVDTLAIKICDLEHIASIDITAHTDSVGDKSYNLKLSKRRAEAVKAALITLGLPAKMLHTSWSGEALPVATNSTPEGRAQNRRVEISLKLAE, encoded by the coding sequence ATGAGATCCAAGTATTTGAGAGCAAAAACGTTAAAGCAATCACCTGCATTAGTGCTCTTGTCTCTGCTTTCTACTCAAGTGTTGGCTGAAAGCTATTACGGTGAAGGTGATTTTTATTTAGGCGGCAAGTTTGGAGGCGCCTTACTGGACCTCAGGCCACTGGATAGTCAAGAGTCCGGCCAAGATAAACAGAACCCAGTGAATGCGACAACAGGAATAACCTTTGGCTATCACCTCAATAATTATCTAGCCATTGAAGCTGACATGAGTTACTTGGGGCGTTACCGCTCAGAGGGAGCCAATAGCTCAGAAGAAGTTAATCACTCAGAAGAGCTCTTCTCAATTGCGACCTATTTGTCGACTCAGTATCGGCTCTCTGATGATGCGGCCCTTTACTTTAAGCTTGGGCCTGCCTGGGTTAATGAGCTGGTGTCGCTCAGTAGTGGCCTTGGGCTTAAATATCGCATGTCACCCCGTTGGGAGTTAGATACGGGTTATCGTTGGATCCAAGATACGCCAGATTCAGGTGATGATCTTTATGAGTTTACGATTGGAGTGACCTATAAGTTTGGTCTTAAGCATCAAAGTAAGATTGCAGTTGAGATAAATCCTGTAGCAAAGGCTGAGCCTATTCAACCGCCTCTTGCCTCACAGGTGAACATCGATACCAGTGAGTTATTTTCCTTCGATAGCAATCGATTGATTAATATCAAATCATTGGTTAATTTCGTCGATACACTTGCGATCAAAATCTGTGACTTGGAACATATCGCTAGTATCGATATCACGGCTCATACGGATTCAGTCGGAGATAAAAGTTATAACCTCAAGCTTTCTAAGCGGCGCGCTGAAGCGGTGAAAGCCGCATTGATAACCCTTGGTTTACCAGCGAAAATGCTGCATACATCATGGAGTGGTGAGGCATTGCCAGTTGCGACCAATAGTACACCCGAGGGACGTGCTCAGAATCGTCGCGTGGAGATAAGTCTCAAGTTAGCTGAATAG
- a CDS encoding TcfC E-set like domain-containing protein, whose protein sequence is MRYNRLALSILFCLSSTLNPLFSLPANASVKSEGIEIPAEFADMYAGSTEHFTFELASATEQVSIELNSTPTSASLNSASLGRVEQYLSRYYVKKESIFEIVSAMKNIATSSLCQGKVSECSLMPERYAFTYDFEQKHLTLFINAGLIDSHKAAKSFHDATNDQYGAINSINVNYHYFSDGGSSLIARDETLVGLKYGSITSSIYADTSSDKFEAEQLSYDFESGNRRFQMGHFKYGYEQNSTSFMDLSGGYSQDVINYSSSKNLIDGGKQNNRRLFYILPNKGRIEVYRDGHLIHSQNVDAGQQSIAFRDLPYGSYTATIVVVSSGREILRERQQIFNNSAFSLNKSEYDYSFSVGILNDRYDDVEDTLDGQSRELRAFQDKLGYRIDVDSFINAGIYKDTNGLVIDSYFESINQSQQLELETNNFIEGKAAYQLTDSIMLGGRVLSNSDNTMAEIGFKQSINDVSTAQLKYASYSNGSQFIAADANFYNVGVGYEKFDSADSDYGLDNYMLSNAGYERLNVNVSSNILGGQGYLLYVNNRVDGDNAPGQFVDQSNYWSVSAGYSHSFIADSTINFSATFQGGDSFGVNDDWYAGVQWTVPLSANWSASSSVSISHQGLDEFRNSVANDVQFGDSLSMNNEVGITYNGTGIDQNMNSDLSSNISYNDEHIMSDTYAYISSDGTSSVSTSLNSTQVLSGKGEFYFTSQKSDSYIIVDADNQNSLDAHRGLLSVYNDNSLSYNQNIDTEDTVIPVDKYKAFNVRLDTDSSNYISDQAHETTGYSLPGTVISLGIDLVKIKTFISSFDDVNNKAISHVQCSGEGCVDVEKIEEGVFKISVIAGSDYQLISQNQTCVTPSLDRDLTYIVNTGNNYCLPGLDNDEALTLVRDNKLEPVTIDGSEYYFVGVFTNETDLINTGRTLSDVGLTVITRIVGQRKYIYATNESSLTAKQETVLNELSLYAKSLIKQDNFANNWN, encoded by the coding sequence ATGAGATATAACAGACTAGCTTTATCGATTCTATTTTGCCTCTCTTCTACCCTTAACCCTTTATTTTCATTACCTGCTAATGCGTCGGTAAAGAGTGAAGGTATTGAGATCCCTGCAGAGTTTGCCGACATGTATGCGGGCAGTACAGAGCATTTTACCTTCGAGCTTGCCAGTGCAACAGAGCAAGTCTCTATTGAACTAAACTCAACACCGACATCTGCTTCACTCAACTCTGCTAGTCTTGGGAGGGTAGAGCAATATTTATCCCGCTATTACGTTAAGAAAGAGTCTATCTTTGAGATAGTCTCGGCGATGAAAAACATAGCCACTTCAAGCTTGTGTCAAGGCAAAGTATCTGAATGTAGCTTGATGCCAGAACGCTACGCTTTTACCTATGACTTTGAGCAAAAACATCTCACTCTATTTATTAATGCTGGGCTAATTGATAGCCATAAGGCAGCTAAGTCTTTCCATGATGCCACTAACGATCAATATGGGGCGATTAATAGTATCAATGTAAATTATCACTATTTCAGCGACGGAGGCTCGTCTCTGATTGCCCGTGATGAAACTTTGGTGGGCTTAAAGTATGGCTCGATCACGTCGAGTATCTACGCCGATACGTCCAGTGATAAGTTTGAGGCTGAGCAGCTTTCCTATGACTTTGAGAGTGGTAATCGCCGTTTTCAAATGGGTCATTTCAAATATGGTTACGAGCAAAATTCCACCTCATTTATGGACTTGTCCGGTGGCTATTCTCAGGATGTGATCAATTACTCTTCCTCTAAAAACCTGATTGATGGCGGTAAGCAGAACAACCGACGCTTGTTTTATATCTTACCTAATAAGGGACGCATCGAAGTATATCGTGATGGCCACCTGATCCATAGCCAGAATGTCGATGCCGGACAGCAGAGCATTGCTTTTCGTGATCTGCCTTATGGCTCATATACGGCAACAATTGTAGTAGTGTCATCGGGACGTGAGATCTTAAGAGAGCGTCAGCAAATATTTAATAACAGCGCTTTTTCACTCAATAAAAGCGAATATGATTACAGTTTCTCTGTGGGTATTTTAAATGATCGTTACGACGATGTTGAAGATACACTCGATGGCCAGAGTCGTGAGCTTAGGGCATTTCAAGATAAGTTAGGTTATCGCATCGATGTAGATAGCTTTATTAATGCTGGTATCTATAAGGATACAAATGGGCTGGTAATTGATAGCTACTTTGAAAGTATTAATCAGAGTCAGCAGCTTGAGTTAGAGACCAATAATTTTATAGAGGGAAAAGCCGCCTATCAGTTAACCGACAGCATCATGCTTGGCGGCCGGGTGCTTTCTAATTCTGATAACACCATGGCGGAAATTGGTTTTAAGCAGTCGATTAATGATGTGTCTACAGCCCAACTTAAATATGCTTCTTACTCAAATGGCAGCCAGTTTATTGCGGCAGACGCCAACTTTTATAATGTCGGCGTTGGCTATGAGAAGTTTGATTCTGCCGACAGTGATTATGGCTTAGATAACTACATGTTATCGAACGCAGGTTATGAGCGTCTCAATGTCAATGTGTCCTCTAATATCTTGGGCGGCCAAGGTTATCTGCTTTATGTCAATAACAGGGTGGATGGGGATAATGCGCCTGGGCAGTTTGTCGATCAAAGTAACTACTGGTCGGTCAGTGCAGGCTACTCCCATTCATTTATTGCCGACTCAACCATTAACTTCTCTGCGACCTTCCAGGGGGGTGATAGTTTTGGTGTGAATGATGATTGGTATGCAGGCGTGCAGTGGACTGTGCCACTCTCTGCTAATTGGAGCGCAAGCTCATCGGTTTCAATAAGTCATCAAGGCCTTGATGAGTTTAGAAATAGTGTCGCTAACGATGTGCAATTTGGTGATTCATTGTCGATGAACAATGAGGTCGGGATCACCTATAACGGCACTGGCATTGATCAAAACATGAACTCAGATCTTTCGAGTAATATTAGTTATAACGATGAGCATATTATGTCTGATACTTATGCTTATATCAGCTCGGATGGTACCAGCTCGGTTAGCACTAGCCTCAACAGTACGCAGGTATTATCGGGTAAGGGCGAGTTTTACTTCACTTCACAGAAAAGTGACTCCTATATCATTGTCGATGCCGACAACCAAAATAGTTTAGATGCCCACCGTGGCCTGCTGTCGGTTTATAACGATAACAGCTTAAGTTACAACCAGAATATAGACACAGAAGATACCGTCATTCCTGTCGACAAGTATAAGGCGTTCAATGTACGTCTGGATACTGATTCATCGAATTATATCAGTGATCAAGCCCATGAAACCACTGGGTATAGCTTACCTGGTACCGTGATCTCTTTAGGGATCGATCTGGTTAAGATTAAAACCTTTATCTCCTCATTTGATGATGTGAATAACAAGGCTATCTCTCATGTCCAGTGTAGCGGCGAAGGGTGTGTCGATGTAGAGAAAATAGAGGAGGGGGTATTTAAGATCTCTGTGATTGCAGGGTCTGATTATCAACTGATCTCACAGAACCAAACCTGTGTGACGCCAAGTCTAGATAGAGATTTAACCTATATCGTTAATACAGGTAATAACTACTGTCTCCCCGGCTTAGATAATGACGAGGCACTCACCCTTGTCCGTGATAACAAGCTTGAGCCGGTCACTATCGATGGCAGCGAATATTACTTTGTTGGTGTATTCACCAATGAAACCGATTTGATTAATACAGGACGAACACTCAGCGATGTTGGTTTGACTGTTATCACCCGCATCGTAGGTCAGCGTAAATACATTTATGCCACCAATGAGTCTAGCTTAACGGCTAAGCAGGAAACGGTATTAAATGAATTAAGTCTTTATGCGAAGAGTCTGATTAAACAGGACAACTTTGCAAATAACTGGAATTAA
- a CDS encoding DUF1348 family protein encodes MNNINKDKKAPLPPYDQASAVIKARMAEDAWNGQQPTKIAMAYSENSTWRNRDQFVQGREQIIGLLTAKWQKEHEYRLIKEVWAVDEHRIAVRFAYEYCNDQGQWYRAYGNENWQFDENGLMDQRHASINDLKIEESERKFHWPIGRRPNQHPGLTELGL; translated from the coding sequence ATGAATAACATAAATAAAGACAAAAAAGCACCATTGCCACCCTATGACCAAGCCAGTGCAGTGATTAAAGCAAGAATGGCCGAAGATGCCTGGAATGGACAGCAACCAACGAAAATAGCCATGGCATACAGTGAAAATTCAACTTGGCGTAATCGTGATCAATTCGTGCAGGGGCGTGAGCAGATTATCGGGTTACTTACCGCTAAATGGCAGAAAGAACATGAATATCGCTTGATCAAAGAGGTGTGGGCAGTTGATGAACATCGCATCGCGGTGCGTTTTGCCTATGAATATTGTAATGATCAGGGGCAATGGTACCGAGCCTATGGTAACGAGAATTGGCAATTTGATGAAAACGGCTTGATGGATCAACGCCACGCCAGCATTAACGATCTGAAGATTGAGGAGAGTGAACGTAAATTTCATTGGCCCATAGGACGTAGACCGAATCAACATCCAGGGCTGACGGAATTAGGACTTTAG
- a CDS encoding 2Fe-2S iron-sulfur cluster-binding protein, which produces MGHRFAEIGFTLAVKEVQARLGSRKGYERMESGKDFNDRLGVAETAFIQARDSFYMASISETDWPYIQHRGGPKGFMKVLDEKTIGFADYNGNRQYISTGNFANNDKVSLFFMDYPNKTRLKLLGRVKLVDVNDSEMLGQLQDDDYRARVERAFVIKVEAFDWNCPKHITPRYSEAEVEDIVAARLAEAKKLEVKQLKQLENKPVEKPENVGGLSPVTLGEGPLSLVISGIRQLTPEIRAFEFKAAGGGELPLVTAGSHIRVPVLFNDGSLVHRSYSICSNPSRRNFYEIAVLARRQSSQVDDVLLQDLHKSASYSIHHNFQIGMVINCDLPSNHFDVHSGSEPAILIAGGVGITVIKPLSQYLKSRGVTLSLHYCGRSIQDMAFRDRLEREFGESISIYPSNENRRMNLSHVLSMAPKNTIFYICGPQKMLSEMKFMANELGIDSDRIRSEGFGGVVETSVEDKAFTVDLVKSKLKLKVAADESVLDALLAADIDTPFSCQSGSCKQCAIPVIEGKPDHRDSVLTDIEKEQLQLFCPCVSRAKTQVLTLDF; this is translated from the coding sequence ATGGGTCATAGATTTGCTGAGATAGGCTTCACACTTGCCGTGAAAGAGGTTCAGGCGAGGCTTGGCAGCCGTAAAGGCTATGAGCGGATGGAAAGTGGCAAGGACTTTAATGATCGCCTTGGCGTTGCTGAAACAGCATTTATCCAGGCCCGTGACAGTTTCTATATGGCCAGTATCAGTGAAACCGACTGGCCTTACATCCAACATCGAGGTGGGCCGAAGGGCTTTATGAAAGTGCTCGATGAGAAGACCATTGGCTTTGCCGATTATAACGGTAATCGCCAGTATATCAGCACAGGTAACTTCGCTAACAATGACAAGGTGTCACTGTTTTTTATGGATTATCCGAACAAGACCCGACTTAAGTTGCTCGGCAGGGTAAAGCTTGTGGATGTGAATGACTCAGAAATGTTGGGTCAGTTGCAGGATGATGATTATCGGGCCAGAGTCGAGCGCGCCTTTGTTATCAAAGTTGAAGCCTTCGATTGGAACTGCCCTAAACATATCACGCCTAGATATAGTGAAGCTGAGGTAGAGGACATTGTAGCGGCTAGGCTTGCCGAAGCTAAAAAACTTGAGGTTAAACAGCTTAAGCAACTTGAAAATAAGCCAGTGGAAAAGCCTGAAAACGTTGGCGGATTAAGCCCTGTGACTTTAGGTGAGGGGCCACTGAGTCTGGTTATCAGCGGCATACGTCAATTGACACCTGAAATACGTGCCTTTGAATTTAAAGCGGCTGGTGGAGGAGAGTTGCCTTTAGTGACTGCAGGTTCTCATATTCGAGTGCCGGTTCTGTTCAATGATGGCTCTCTGGTGCATCGCTCTTATTCTATCTGCTCTAATCCCTCGCGCCGAAACTTCTATGAGATAGCCGTACTCGCTAGACGACAAAGCAGCCAGGTCGATGATGTTTTGCTGCAAGATCTCCACAAGAGTGCATCCTATTCGATCCATCATAACTTTCAAATTGGAATGGTGATTAACTGTGATTTACCAAGCAACCATTTCGATGTGCACTCAGGATCTGAGCCTGCAATCTTGATTGCTGGAGGGGTTGGGATCACTGTCATAAAGCCGCTGTCTCAATATTTAAAGTCGAGAGGCGTAACGCTTTCGCTGCACTATTGTGGCCGAAGTATTCAGGATATGGCTTTTAGGGACCGACTAGAACGAGAGTTTGGTGAGTCGATATCAATTTATCCCAGCAACGAAAACAGGCGAATGAATTTAAGTCATGTGTTATCGATGGCGCCAAAAAACACCATCTTCTATATCTGTGGCCCACAAAAGATGCTCAGTGAGATGAAGTTTATGGCCAATGAGTTGGGTATCGACAGCGACCGGATAAGAAGTGAAGGCTTCGGTGGCGTTGTAGAAACCTCTGTAGAGGATAAGGCATTTACAGTGGATCTTGTTAAGTCGAAACTGAAACTTAAGGTTGCTGCCGATGAGTCGGTTCTCGATGCCTTACTCGCTGCCGATATTGATACACCTTTTAGCTGTCAGTCTGGAAGCTGTAAACAGTGTGCGATACCTGTGATAGAGGGAAAACCTGACCATAGAGACAGTGTGCTGACCGATATTGAAAAAGAGCAGTTACAGCTGTTCTGTCCCTGTGTTTCCCGAGCAAAGACACAAGTGCTGACTCTGGATTTTTAA
- a CDS encoding carboxymuconolactone decarboxylase family protein, with product MSRINLIENDTANNEQKALLEAIQSQLGMVPNFLKVFANSPAALRAFLGLHGIAGEGSLTPLTRERIALALAEQNSCEYCLSAHTALGRKAGLNGDEIEANRAGISQDAKAAAAVKFATSLAEHNGNVTNAELTAVRAAGYTEADIVEIITHVGMNVMTNILGKASQLDIDFPKVSLNKVA from the coding sequence ATGAGCCGCATTAATTTAATCGAAAACGATACTGCCAATAATGAACAAAAAGCCCTTTTAGAGGCGATTCAGTCTCAGCTGGGTATGGTGCCAAATTTCTTGAAAGTGTTCGCCAACTCACCCGCTGCGCTTCGCGCTTTTCTTGGCTTACATGGCATTGCCGGCGAAGGTAGCTTAACGCCGCTGACTCGTGAGCGTATTGCATTAGCCTTGGCTGAACAAAACAGCTGTGAGTATTGCCTATCTGCTCACACTGCATTGGGTCGTAAAGCGGGTCTCAATGGTGATGAAATAGAGGCCAATCGCGCTGGCATCAGCCAAGATGCAAAGGCTGCTGCGGCGGTTAAATTTGCTACATCTCTCGCCGAACATAACGGTAATGTGACCAATGCCGAGTTAACCGCGGTGCGCGCAGCGGGCTACACCGAAGCAGATATTGTCGAAATCATTACCCATGTAGGCATGAACGTGATGACCAATATTCTCGGTAAAGCGAGTCAATTAGATATCGACTTTCCAAAAGTGTCACTGAACAAAGTGGCTTAA
- a CDS encoding LysR family transcriptional regulator encodes MDRFHLLKVFIAVAEEQGFAAAARRLNMSPPAVTRAIAGLEQQLNVKLLNRTTRFVRATDVGLRYLDDARRILADLSAVDEAVTGINAEPQGHLAVTAPVMFGSLFVMPSIVRYLQLHPKMEVSAIFLDRVVNMLEEGIDVGVRIGQLPDSSMRARRVGSVRLVLCASPQYIQIHGLPQHPEELHQHTIIASKAGNNGLDWRFPDGKTIKSVKVKPRLTVTTNDAAISSAIEGLGITRLLSYQIAPQLASGEVKILLEDYEPEPRPVHIIHREGPNGSAKVRSLVDLLAEQLMNDPALN; translated from the coding sequence ATGGATAGGTTTCATCTTCTCAAAGTATTTATTGCCGTAGCTGAAGAGCAAGGGTTCGCTGCTGCGGCAAGAAGACTGAACATGTCGCCACCAGCGGTGACTCGTGCCATCGCTGGGCTCGAGCAGCAGCTCAATGTCAAACTTCTCAATCGCACCACACGTTTTGTTAGGGCGACCGATGTTGGGCTGCGTTACTTAGATGATGCCAGGCGTATCTTGGCAGACCTAAGCGCTGTCGATGAAGCGGTAACGGGCATAAATGCAGAGCCACAGGGACATCTTGCGGTCACGGCACCTGTGATGTTTGGTAGCCTGTTCGTTATGCCTTCAATAGTCCGCTACCTGCAGCTGCACCCCAAAATGGAAGTCTCAGCCATCTTTCTAGATCGGGTGGTTAACATGCTCGAAGAAGGTATAGATGTGGGAGTAAGGATAGGTCAACTGCCTGATTCGAGTATGCGTGCCAGACGGGTGGGCTCAGTCAGACTGGTACTTTGTGCATCACCACAATATATCCAAATCCACGGCCTTCCCCAACACCCGGAGGAGCTGCATCAACACACGATTATTGCCTCAAAGGCCGGCAATAATGGCCTGGACTGGCGTTTTCCTGATGGCAAAACGATTAAGTCGGTTAAGGTCAAACCCCGTCTAACGGTCACCACCAACGACGCCGCCATCTCATCGGCCATCGAGGGCTTAGGGATCACCCGCTTACTCTCATATCAAATCGCCCCGCAACTCGCCTCGGGTGAGGTTAAAATTTTACTGGAAGACTATGAGCCTGAGCCAAGGCCTGTGCACATCATCCATCGAGAGGGCCCCAATGGTTCGGCCAAGGTGCGCAGTCTGGTTGACTTATTAGCAGAACAGCTTATGAATGATCCCGCATTAAACTAG
- a CDS encoding GntP family permease — protein MSQVLVLLAVIFFIVIATSKFKLHPFLTLILASFLTAFAYGLPSADIAKTITSGFGGILGYIGLVIVLGTIIGTILEKSGAAITMADVVIKVLGKRFPTLTMSIIGYLVSIPVFCDSGFVILNSLKQSMANRMKVSSVSMSVALATGLYATHTFVPPTPGPIAAAGNLGLESNLGLVILVGVFVAAIAALAGTLWANRFANVEPDGEGADELKNNVEDFDKLKEAYGTLPSPTRAFAPIFVPILLICFGSVANFPSAPLGDGLLFDVLAFLGQPVNALMIGLFLSISLLKSSEKIKEFSERITQGLVVAAPILLITGAGGAFGAVLKATEIGTFLGTSLSALGIGIFMPFVVAAALKSAQGSSTVALVTTSALVAPMLGDIGLASDMGRVLTVMAIGAGAMTVSHANDSFFWVVTQFSRMSVKQAYKAQTMATLVQGLTAMTLVYILSLILL, from the coding sequence ATGAGCCAAGTACTAGTCTTGTTGGCAGTGATATTTTTCATTGTTATTGCCACCTCAAAATTCAAGCTACACCCATTTTTGACGCTGATTTTAGCCTCATTCCTTACCGCATTTGCCTATGGCCTTCCTAGTGCAGATATTGCCAAGACTATCACTAGCGGATTCGGTGGTATTCTTGGCTATATCGGTCTGGTTATCGTACTCGGTACCATTATCGGTACCATATTAGAGAAGAGCGGTGCGGCCATCACCATGGCAGATGTGGTCATCAAGGTGCTGGGGAAGCGCTTTCCTACCCTGACCATGTCGATTATTGGCTACCTAGTTTCAATTCCGGTATTTTGTGACTCAGGTTTCGTTATTTTGAACTCACTCAAGCAGTCTATGGCCAATCGCATGAAGGTCTCGAGCGTTTCAATGAGTGTCGCCTTAGCAACGGGTCTGTATGCGACTCACACGTTCGTACCGCCAACTCCAGGTCCTATTGCCGCTGCGGGTAACTTAGGCCTGGAATCGAATCTTGGCTTAGTCATCTTGGTCGGTGTCTTTGTCGCGGCAATAGCCGCACTTGCAGGCACGCTTTGGGCTAACCGTTTTGCCAATGTTGAGCCTGATGGTGAAGGCGCCGATGAGCTTAAAAATAATGTCGAGGACTTTGACAAACTCAAAGAAGCCTACGGTACATTACCTAGTCCTACTCGCGCATTTGCCCCTATCTTCGTGCCTATTTTACTTATCTGTTTTGGCTCAGTCGCTAACTTCCCTTCGGCGCCGTTAGGCGATGGCTTGTTATTTGATGTGCTGGCCTTCCTAGGTCAACCTGTAAACGCCCTGATGATTGGTCTGTTCTTGTCGATTTCACTACTGAAAAGCAGCGAAAAGATTAAAGAGTTCAGCGAGCGTATCACTCAAGGTTTAGTGGTTGCAGCGCCCATTCTGTTAATCACAGGTGCAGGAGGTGCATTTGGCGCCGTGCTTAAGGCGACTGAAATCGGTACCTTCTTAGGTACATCACTATCGGCATTAGGTATCGGTATCTTTATGCCATTCGTGGTGGCTGCAGCACTTAAGTCTGCCCAAGGCTCATCGACCGTGGCGTTAGTAACCACATCGGCCTTAGTGGCACCTATGCTTGGCGATATCGGCCTTGCCAGTGACATGGGCCGCGTACTGACAGTAATGGCAATCGGTGCTGGTGCTATGACTGTTTCTCATGCTAATGACAGCTTCTTCTGGGTCGTGACTCAGTTTAGCCGCATGAGCGTAAAACAAGCCTATAAAGCGCAAACAATGGCGACGCTGGTTCAAGGTCTTACCGCGATGACCTTAGTGTATATCTTGAGTCTCATTCTACTTTAA
- a CDS encoding glycerate kinase, giving the protein MKIVIAPDSFKESLSAMEVAKEIERGFKSVLPNAEYLKLPVADGGEGTVQSMVDATKGAIIELDVIGPLGNRVAAHYGILGDEYQSDRKTAIIEMAAASGLHHVSVEKRDPCITTSYGTGQLICDALNRGITRILIGLGGSATNDGGAGMAQALGIHLLDSSGKALGVGGSALSELHSIEMKDLHPLIQQCEFIVACDVDNPLCGDKGASAIFGPQKGATPEMISRLDAALSRYADIIAQTPIRNSKIEDNRNTPGAGAAGGMGLGVMAFLNATLRAGIDIVMETVKLDEKIQGADLVITGEGKLDSQTLHGKTPMGVTRVANVQGIPVIAIAGCVSDDANVLLEHGISAIFSITPRALPLKEVLANAKHNLFSASQNIAALYAMKIKA; this is encoded by the coding sequence ATGAAAATAGTTATCGCTCCCGATTCATTCAAAGAAAGCCTGAGTGCGATGGAAGTAGCCAAGGAAATAGAGCGCGGCTTCAAGTCTGTCCTGCCCAACGCAGAATATCTTAAATTACCTGTTGCCGATGGCGGCGAAGGCACAGTGCAGTCTATGGTCGATGCGACCAAGGGTGCCATTATCGAACTCGACGTTATCGGTCCGCTAGGCAACAGAGTTGCAGCACATTACGGCATACTGGGCGATGAGTATCAGTCAGATAGAAAAACCGCCATTATCGAGATGGCTGCTGCCTCTGGCCTGCACCATGTTTCAGTCGAGAAACGCGACCCTTGTATCACCACCAGCTATGGCACAGGGCAACTTATCTGTGATGCACTAAATCGTGGCATCACGCGCATTCTTATCGGCCTTGGGGGCAGTGCCACCAACGATGGCGGCGCAGGTATGGCCCAAGCCCTTGGCATTCATCTGCTCGATAGTTCAGGCAAGGCGCTCGGCGTGGGTGGCTCGGCACTCAGCGAGCTTCACAGCATCGAGATGAAAGATCTCCATCCTCTTATCCAACAATGTGAATTTATCGTCGCCTGTGACGTAGACAACCCCTTATGCGGAGATAAAGGTGCATCGGCTATTTTTGGTCCACAAAAAGGCGCCACTCCCGAGATGATTTCCAGACTGGATGCAGCCTTGAGTCGATACGCCGACATTATTGCCCAGACGCCTATCCGAAACAGCAAGATTGAAGATAACCGTAACACCCCAGGTGCGGGCGCGGCTGGCGGAATGGGATTAGGGGTCATGGCATTCCTCAATGCCACACTCAGAGCCGGCATAGATATCGTTATGGAGACAGTTAAACTCGATGAGAAAATACAAGGCGCAGACTTAGTGATAACGGGGGAAGGTAAACTCGACAGCCAAACTCTACACGGTAAGACCCCCATGGGAGTCACACGTGTGGCCAACGTACAGGGGATCCCGGTTATCGCCATCGCAGGCTGCGTCAGTGATGATGCAAATGTGTTGCTCGAACATGGCATATCAGCCATCTTCTCTATCACGCCAAGGGCGCTTCCCTTAAAGGAAGTATTGGCCAACGCTAAACATAACTTGTTTAGCGCCTCACAGAATATCGCCGCTCTCTATGCCATGAAAATAAAGGCGTAA